A section of the Haloferax sp. Atlit-12N genome encodes:
- a CDS encoding GTP-binding protein, with amino-acid sequence MSTTEIPITVVSGPLGAGKTTLVNRLLNDPGDREIAVVVNDMGELNVDAELVASESDDGVIDLSNGCICCRLQDDLVTEVTRLAENRSFDYLLIEASGISEPLPIARTLASESNEGGLPEQLRLDTTVSVIDAYGFWKAFDPAESLPDAAPDPERPLTEVLVEQVEFCDVLLLNKCDMVPDDALDAVEAEIRELQPRASLHRTTYSEVDPTRVLDTGRFDFEAAKRHQGWKQALASDGAEADHDHDTDHHHDHTHDEGVSAATAHGVESFVYRRDRPFHPHRLDAWLDDWRGNVVRAKGFAWVASRPEAVLGVSQAGPSVQVGPIGRWGDDDPETRLVFIGRDLDEDALTEELDECLATTDERGAAYPDDPFPRESA; translated from the coding sequence ATGTCTACAACGGAAATACCGATTACGGTCGTTAGCGGTCCACTCGGCGCGGGTAAAACGACGTTGGTCAACCGACTCCTGAACGACCCCGGTGACAGGGAGATAGCCGTCGTCGTCAACGACATGGGTGAACTGAACGTCGACGCGGAGTTAGTCGCGTCCGAGTCGGACGACGGGGTCATCGACCTCTCGAACGGGTGTATCTGCTGTCGGCTACAGGACGACCTCGTGACCGAAGTGACGCGGTTGGCGGAGAACCGTTCGTTCGACTATCTCCTCATCGAGGCCTCGGGCATCAGCGAACCGCTTCCGATTGCGCGGACGCTGGCGAGCGAGTCGAACGAGGGCGGACTGCCGGAACAACTCCGGTTGGACACCACGGTCTCGGTCATCGACGCTTACGGTTTTTGGAAGGCGTTCGACCCGGCGGAGTCGCTTCCGGACGCCGCCCCCGACCCGGAGCGTCCGTTGACGGAGGTACTCGTCGAGCAGGTCGAGTTCTGTGACGTGCTGTTGCTGAACAAGTGCGATATGGTCCCCGACGACGCGTTGGACGCCGTCGAAGCGGAGATTCGAGAGCTCCAGCCGCGTGCGAGCCTCCACCGGACGACCTACAGCGAAGTCGACCCGACGCGGGTTCTCGATACGGGGCGCTTCGATTTCGAGGCGGCGAAGCGCCACCAGGGCTGGAAACAGGCCCTCGCGAGTGACGGGGCCGAGGCGGACCACGACCACGACACCGACCACCACCACGACCATACTCACGACGAGGGTGTCTCGGCAGCGACGGCCCACGGCGTCGAGTCCTTCGTCTACCGTCGAGACCGTCCGTTCCATCCGCATCGACTCGACGCGTGGCTCGACGACTGGCGGGGGAACGTCGTCCGCGCGAAGGGGTTCGCGTGGGTCGCGAGTCGTCCCGAGGCGGTTCTCGGTGTGAGTCAGGCGGGACCGTCGGTGCAGGTCGGCCCCATCGGTCGATGGGGAGACGATGACCCCGAGACGCGACTCGTGTTCATCGGTCGCGACCTCGACGAGGACGCATTGACCGAAGAACTCGACGAGTGTCTGGCGACGACGGACGAGCGAGGGGCGGCGTATCCCGACGACCCGTTTCCCCGCGAATCCGCCTGA
- the yqeC gene encoding selenium cofactor biosynthesis protein YqeC: MTLADALCARHGVVCVVGAGGKKSTLYALARRLDRAVVTATVRIPIFDQHVVDVVVTDTPVEALERATDWPVGVVPNRDGDDRYRGYDPDVVDAIGDSGAAGTVLVKADGARMREFKAPGDREPQLPATADTVLPIASVHAVGEPLSEACVHRPERVADLTDLELGDTIRPEDVATVLTSERGGRVDVPDGATVVPVLNKVDDAAHEAVAREIATDILAQSDVPHVVLTQLTAPEPVVAVVER; the protein is encoded by the coding sequence ATGACGCTCGCTGATGCGCTCTGCGCTCGACACGGCGTGGTCTGCGTCGTCGGCGCGGGCGGGAAAAAGTCCACGCTGTACGCGCTGGCGCGCCGGCTCGACCGTGCCGTCGTGACGGCGACGGTCCGCATCCCCATCTTCGACCAGCACGTCGTTGACGTGGTCGTAACCGACACGCCGGTCGAAGCGCTCGAACGGGCGACTGACTGGCCGGTGGGCGTCGTCCCCAACCGTGACGGCGACGACCGCTACCGCGGGTACGACCCCGACGTGGTCGACGCCATCGGGGATTCGGGTGCCGCCGGCACGGTGTTGGTGAAGGCCGACGGCGCGCGGATGCGCGAGTTCAAGGCCCCGGGTGACCGCGAACCACAGCTCCCGGCGACTGCCGACACCGTCCTCCCCATCGCGAGCGTCCACGCGGTCGGTGAGCCACTTTCCGAAGCGTGTGTCCACCGCCCGGAACGAGTCGCCGACCTCACCGACCTCGAACTCGGCGACACGATTCGCCCGGAGGACGTCGCAACTGTGCTCACCAGCGAGCGCGGCGGCCGCGTGGACGTCCCCGACGGTGCGACGGTCGTTCCCGTCCTGAACAAGGTCGATGACGCCGCCCACGAGGCTGTCGCACGGGAGATTGCTACGGACATCCTTGCTCAGTCAGACGTCCCACATGTCGTACTGACGCAGTTGACGGCGCCAGAACCCGTCGTGGCCGTCGTGGAGCGCTAG
- a CDS encoding Rid family detoxifying hydrolase has product MKRTISTSDAPAAVGAYSQATTNGELLLTAGQLPLTPDGELLDDASVGDQTKQCLENVAAILAAEDASLDDVLKTTVFLDDIDDFEEFNEVYSEFFDDEPPARSAVEVGNVPKGAAIEIEAVAVTE; this is encoded by the coding sequence ATGAAGCGCACGATTAGCACTTCGGATGCCCCGGCGGCTGTTGGCGCGTACAGTCAAGCGACGACGAACGGCGAGCTACTCCTCACCGCGGGACAGCTCCCGCTCACGCCCGACGGCGAGCTACTCGACGACGCCTCGGTCGGCGACCAGACGAAGCAGTGTCTCGAAAACGTGGCGGCGATTCTCGCCGCCGAGGACGCGTCCTTAGACGACGTGCTCAAAACGACCGTCTTCCTCGACGACATCGACGACTTCGAGGAGTTCAACGAGGTATACAGCGAGTTCTTCGACGACGAGCCGCCGGCGCGGAGCGCGGTCGAAGTCGGCAACGTGCCGAAAGGAGCCGCGATAGAAATCGAAGCGGTCGCGGTGACCGAATAA
- a CDS encoding aldehyde ferredoxin oxidoreductase family protein — protein MAPPIADRFLRVDLSARSVESTPIPDEWRRRYVGGKGLGARYLYDELDAGVDPLGEENAILFMLGPLSGYLPGDSRYAAITKSPLTGCFLDSYAGGEFPDSLAGALGSHMGLLVTGGASEPVHLVIEDGNATIEPAETWGTGTVETARAFPNASVACVGPAGERQVAYATIASDAGDHHAGRGGAGAVMGSKRLKAIVARGDPPDGLDDLREAYAAKYRETATGRWLQASGTVETIDFANEIGALSTRGWSDGQFEAAEELGIAAVEDRAVGREHADTETPGGYRVATEEGDHVPRGATAMTLGAGLDIDDFDAVAVLGQTCDRLGMDLISAGSAVAWTVKANDTDVLDRSLSFGEPDGARALLQEIAERESDLGDALAEGVEAAAARLGGRALIPTVKSMELPAYDPRGAQSMALAYATSDRGACHRRARPIEREAFDGGWGADRTAAEVIREQDRRSVLWSLIADDFFGDALADLGREWLESVGLETVGGLATIGERIWNVTRLFNVREGISREDDSLPAALQEPLETGPRAGATVDRDDFDSMLDAYYHRRGWNDDGVPTAQTIDRLGLTELTNDFDTLDA, from the coding sequence ATGGCACCTCCAATCGCTGACCGATTCCTGCGGGTCGACTTGTCCGCCCGCTCGGTCGAGAGCACGCCGATTCCGGACGAGTGGCGACGGCGATACGTCGGCGGCAAGGGGTTGGGTGCCCGCTATCTCTACGACGAACTCGACGCCGGCGTCGACCCGCTCGGCGAGGAGAACGCGATTCTGTTCATGCTCGGCCCGCTTTCGGGCTATCTCCCGGGCGATTCGAGATACGCCGCCATCACGAAATCCCCGCTGACGGGGTGCTTTCTCGACTCGTACGCGGGGGGCGAGTTCCCCGACTCCCTGGCCGGCGCGCTCGGGTCGCACATGGGCCTGCTCGTGACGGGTGGCGCGTCCGAACCCGTCCACCTCGTCATCGAAGACGGGAACGCGACAATCGAACCCGCCGAGACGTGGGGGACCGGGACGGTCGAAACGGCGCGGGCGTTCCCGAATGCGTCTGTCGCGTGTGTCGGCCCCGCGGGAGAACGACAGGTCGCATACGCCACCATCGCGTCCGACGCCGGAGACCACCACGCGGGCCGGGGAGGAGCAGGCGCGGTGATGGGTTCGAAGCGGCTGAAGGCAATCGTCGCGCGGGGAGACCCACCGGACGGTTTGGACGACCTACGAGAGGCCTACGCGGCGAAGTATCGAGAGACCGCCACCGGGCGGTGGCTTCAGGCCAGTGGAACCGTCGAGACTATCGATTTCGCGAACGAAATCGGCGCACTCTCGACACGAGGCTGGAGCGACGGACAGTTCGAAGCGGCGGAGGAGTTAGGCATCGCGGCAGTCGAAGACCGGGCCGTCGGTCGCGAACACGCCGACACAGAAACTCCGGGCGGGTATCGCGTGGCTACGGAGGAGGGCGACCACGTCCCACGCGGTGCCACGGCGATGACGCTCGGAGCCGGACTCGACATCGACGACTTCGACGCCGTCGCAGTGTTGGGACAGACCTGCGACCGCCTCGGGATGGACCTCATTAGCGCCGGGAGTGCGGTCGCGTGGACGGTCAAGGCCAACGACACCGACGTACTCGACCGCTCGCTCTCGTTCGGTGAGCCCGACGGCGCGCGGGCCCTCTTACAGGAGATTGCGGAACGCGAGTCGGACCTCGGCGACGCGCTCGCGGAGGGCGTCGAAGCGGCGGCAGCGCGGCTCGGCGGGCGAGCCCTCATCCCCACGGTGAAGTCGATGGAGCTACCGGCCTACGACCCGCGCGGCGCGCAGAGCATGGCGCTCGCGTACGCGACCAGCGACCGGGGGGCGTGCCATCGACGAGCGCGACCCATCGAACGCGAGGCATTCGACGGAGGTTGGGGAGCCGACCGGACCGCGGCGGAGGTCATCCGCGAACAGGACCGGCGGTCGGTGCTCTGGAGCCTCATCGCCGATGACTTTTTCGGCGACGCGCTCGCCGACCTCGGCCGGGAGTGGCTCGAGTCGGTCGGCCTCGAAACCGTCGGCGGACTCGCCACAATCGGCGAGCGGATTTGGAACGTGACGCGACTGTTCAACGTCCGCGAAGGCATCTCGCGCGAGGACGACTCGCTCCCGGCCGCGCTCCAAGAGCCGCTCGAGACGGGACCGCGCGCCGGTGCGACCGTCGACCGCGACGACTTCGACTCGATGCTCGACGCGTACTATCACCGCCGCGGCTGGAACGACGACGGCGTGCCGACGGCGCAGACTATCGACCGCCTCGGCCTTACTGAACTCACTAATGACTTCGACACCCTCGATGCTTGA
- a CDS encoding NADH-ubiquinone oxidoreductase-F iron-sulfur binding region domain-containing protein yields MSRTGDAVRSPVLRVSGAGRTERGARVLSAARGTADSVTVLRTGPTGISEYDPLVLATDAGRTAFFPAPETSRVRDLVTAMEDGELPTDGAAAVVEHDAETTTLPVPADGPLAVGTRRVLGPCGWVDPLDPTAYQFYSLDRDAGAIVDAGLVGRGRGDAAADEPVADIWRRARETNGDPVVVVNANDADDRQRADRTLLAGSPMSVLDGVAAVAEYIETTDAVIHLAETDTELQAHLQEAIDAAADELPVVPGVVTGPDEYRVGEPTAALEAIEGADRIEPRLQPPTPAEYGLYGRPTVIHTPRTFAQIRLALSDPEGTDRDAESTTRLLTVTGDVTAPATIEVGSDARLSAVRNAVELEGSFKMACVGGVFGGVTRTLDIAPTAAELTAAGLGTEGVVELLNDERCAVATAGERARFASEANSGRCVPGREGTVQLTELLRAVYRGSFDREKIRELGRVMTRSSNCLLGAHAPRPVLTAIDEFESSFEAHADGRCPSGTCSDKL; encoded by the coding sequence ATGAGTCGCACAGGAGACGCAGTCCGGTCGCCGGTACTCCGGGTCTCGGGAGCCGGACGGACAGAACGCGGAGCGCGTGTCTTGAGCGCCGCGCGCGGTACCGCCGACTCCGTCACGGTCCTCCGGACGGGACCCACCGGAATCAGCGAGTACGACCCGTTGGTTCTCGCGACCGACGCGGGGCGGACCGCGTTCTTCCCGGCCCCGGAGACATCGAGGGTCCGAGACCTCGTCACCGCCATGGAAGACGGGGAGTTACCGACGGACGGTGCTGCGGCAGTCGTCGAACACGACGCCGAGACGACGACGCTGCCAGTTCCGGCCGACGGGCCGCTCGCGGTGGGAACACGGCGCGTCCTCGGCCCCTGTGGATGGGTCGACCCGCTGGACCCGACAGCGTATCAGTTCTACTCGCTCGATAGGGACGCGGGCGCCATCGTGGACGCCGGACTCGTCGGTCGAGGCAGAGGCGACGCCGCCGCTGACGAACCGGTCGCAGACATCTGGCGACGCGCGCGAGAGACCAACGGCGACCCGGTTGTCGTCGTGAACGCGAACGACGCGGACGACCGCCAGCGCGCGGACCGAACGCTCCTCGCCGGGTCGCCGATGTCGGTGCTCGATGGCGTGGCGGCCGTCGCCGAGTACATCGAGACGACTGACGCGGTCATCCACCTCGCCGAGACCGACACCGAACTGCAAGCACATCTTCAGGAGGCTATCGACGCCGCCGCGGACGAACTCCCGGTCGTGCCGGGAGTCGTCACCGGTCCGGACGAGTACCGCGTCGGCGAACCGACGGCGGCGCTGGAAGCGATAGAGGGTGCGGATAGAATCGAGCCCCGTCTCCAGCCACCGACGCCGGCCGAGTACGGACTGTACGGTCGCCCGACGGTGATTCACACGCCGCGGACCTTCGCCCAGATACGTCTCGCGCTCTCGGACCCCGAGGGCACCGATAGAGACGCCGAATCGACGACGCGACTGCTGACTGTCACCGGCGACGTGACCGCGCCCGCGACGATAGAGGTCGGCTCGGACGCCCGCCTCTCGGCGGTTCGGAACGCCGTCGAACTGGAGGGGTCGTTCAAGATGGCCTGCGTCGGCGGGGTTTTCGGCGGCGTCACCCGAACGTTGGACATCGCACCGACCGCGGCCGAACTGACCGCGGCCGGCCTCGGAACGGAAGGCGTCGTCGAACTGTTGAACGACGAGCGGTGTGCGGTCGCGACCGCTGGAGAGCGAGCGCGCTTTGCCTCGGAAGCCAACAGCGGGCGGTGCGTGCCGGGACGGGAGGGAACCGTCCAACTCACCGAACTGCTGCGAGCGGTTTACCGCGGCTCGTTCGACCGGGAGAAGATACGCGAACTCGGCCGGGTCATGACCCGGTCGAGCAACTGCCTGCTTGGCGCGCATGCACCGCGTCCGGTGCTGACTGCGATTGACGAGTTCGAATCGAGTTTCGAAGCGCACGCCGACGGCCGCTGTCCGAGCGGCACCTGTTCTGACAAACTATGA
- the fdhF gene encoding formate dehydrogenase subunit alpha — protein MSTDDPLPGVPELDDPQHETPVTAEFETGTANDPPVGTDGENPTTVTVNGTQVTVPPGSTVIDAMQAADDEVVTVDPGADSLDEDADVPALCYYDREGDVSDEIGPRSECRTCMVETDEHGVVPSCSFPATDGLTVETDTATAEECRSVNLDLVLSNHNLRCTTCNGNGRCELQETAINEGVDHPRYGVFDERSEYEPLDDSSSFIQIDRNKCILCNRCVEGCNDVQVEGVLRIEGSGEDTRIGFQSDAETMADSDCVSCGHCATVCPTGALTEKDIGGAGTLPLPGFTQRNSVGNVIEHEEVETLDDTTAPNRSPAPGSAGSAGGEAEAAQEGRSGVARYMAQSKRRASDFFDKYGRKAMLAGEHTAENIAAQTLPEGRLFDIASLVSDYRLGKVDKAETTCGFCAVGCRFEMWGKDGNALGVQPVDDPDNAPANNFSTCVKGKFGHDFANSKKRLTKPLIRNENGEFETASWDEALDYVAGRLREIQNEHGVDAVSCLASSKGSNEEAYLVQKFARQVLGTKNIDNCARLCHSSTVAALQQTLGYGAMTNRINEDIGEADAYLISGSNTTESHPVLATRIKQNVRDGADLVVFDPRKIGIAEHADQYTRTTPGYDVAWLNGLIRYLIEHDLHDEAFIERNTKGFDAVKQKVQAFTPEKVEELAGVSPDELQSAAETLADAENVVFGWAMGMTQSSHGTENLLAMADLALTLGQVGKPGSGLSPFRGQNNVQGGGGDMGTLPGSLPGYQDPADDEVGEKFAEAWGERPPAEPGLKVPEMLAEAHEGNLRGMYIVGENPALSEPDIQHAGEALDSLDFLVVQDIFMTETAEHADVVLPAATSPEKHGTFTNTERRIQRVRASAEPPGKARQDWEITQELAARLGYDWGYDHPREVMDEISDLTPIYGGVGYERLESGDEHGLQWPCWDEDHPGTPYLYDYEEGNFNFDDGLARFVPADGGHPGELPDEEYPFTLTSGRVLYHWHTGQITRRVEGLMSHVGESFIEINPTTAAELGVPDGEYVKVESRRGDIVVKATVTDRVGDGTLFIPMHFAAGAVNKLTQETFDPQAGIPEFKVSSVRVEPLGPDADPDVLRTPDAGAGSTAHGND, from the coding sequence ATGAGTACTGACGACCCACTCCCGGGCGTTCCGGAGCTAGACGACCCGCAGCACGAGACGCCGGTCACGGCGGAGTTCGAGACCGGGACCGCGAACGACCCGCCCGTCGGCACCGACGGCGAGAACCCGACGACGGTTACTGTCAACGGAACACAGGTCACTGTCCCGCCGGGTTCGACCGTCATCGACGCCATGCAAGCCGCCGACGACGAGGTTGTGACCGTGGACCCCGGTGCCGACAGCCTCGATGAGGACGCCGACGTTCCGGCGCTCTGTTACTACGACCGCGAGGGCGACGTGAGCGACGAAATCGGCCCTCGGAGCGAGTGTCGAACCTGCATGGTCGAAACCGACGAACATGGGGTCGTCCCCTCCTGTTCGTTCCCGGCCACCGACGGGCTGACGGTCGAGACCGACACGGCGACCGCCGAGGAGTGCCGGAGCGTCAACCTCGACCTCGTCCTCTCCAACCACAATCTGCGCTGTACGACCTGTAACGGGAACGGGCGGTGTGAACTCCAAGAGACGGCCATCAACGAGGGGGTCGACCACCCGCGCTACGGCGTCTTCGACGAGCGAAGCGAGTACGAACCGCTCGACGACAGCTCCTCGTTCATTCAGATCGACCGCAACAAGTGCATCCTCTGTAATCGGTGCGTCGAGGGCTGTAACGACGTTCAGGTCGAAGGAGTTCTCCGCATCGAGGGCTCCGGAGAGGACACCCGCATCGGCTTCCAGTCCGACGCCGAGACGATGGCTGACTCTGACTGCGTCTCCTGTGGGCACTGTGCCACGGTCTGTCCGACCGGCGCGCTGACCGAGAAGGACATCGGTGGCGCGGGGACGCTCCCGCTTCCGGGATTCACGCAGCGGAACTCCGTCGGGAACGTCATCGAACACGAGGAGGTAGAGACCCTCGACGATACGACGGCACCGAACCGCTCGCCTGCACCCGGTAGTGCGGGGAGTGCCGGTGGCGAAGCCGAGGCGGCACAGGAAGGACGAAGCGGCGTCGCCCGATACATGGCCCAGAGCAAACGCCGAGCGTCCGATTTCTTCGACAAATACGGTCGGAAGGCCATGCTCGCGGGCGAACACACCGCCGAGAACATCGCGGCGCAGACACTGCCAGAGGGTCGGCTATTCGACATCGCGTCGCTCGTCAGCGACTACCGACTGGGGAAAGTCGACAAAGCGGAGACGACGTGCGGATTCTGTGCGGTCGGCTGTCGGTTCGAGATGTGGGGCAAAGACGGCAACGCCCTCGGCGTCCAACCCGTCGACGACCCGGACAACGCCCCGGCGAACAACTTCTCGACGTGCGTGAAGGGGAAGTTCGGACACGACTTTGCCAACAGCAAGAAACGGCTCACGAAGCCGCTAATTCGAAACGAGAACGGCGAGTTCGAGACGGCATCGTGGGACGAGGCCCTCGACTACGTTGCCGGCCGACTCCGTGAGATTCAGAACGAACACGGCGTCGACGCGGTCAGTTGCCTCGCATCGTCGAAAGGGAGCAACGAGGAGGCGTATCTCGTCCAGAAGTTCGCGCGGCAGGTGCTCGGGACGAAGAACATCGACAACTGCGCCCGGCTCTGTCACTCCTCGACGGTGGCGGCGCTCCAACAGACGCTCGGCTACGGTGCGATGACGAACCGCATCAACGAGGACATCGGCGAGGCCGACGCCTACCTTATCAGCGGGTCGAACACGACCGAGTCGCATCCGGTGTTGGCGACTCGCATCAAGCAGAACGTCCGCGACGGGGCCGACCTCGTGGTGTTCGACCCCCGGAAAATCGGCATCGCCGAACACGCCGACCAGTACACGAGAACGACGCCCGGCTACGACGTGGCGTGGCTCAACGGACTCATCCGATACCTCATCGAGCACGACCTGCACGACGAGGCGTTCATCGAACGAAATACGAAAGGATTCGACGCGGTCAAGCAGAAGGTCCAGGCGTTCACCCCCGAGAAAGTCGAGGAACTGGCCGGCGTCTCACCCGACGAACTGCAGTCGGCCGCCGAGACGCTCGCCGACGCCGAGAACGTCGTCTTCGGCTGGGCGATGGGTATGACCCAATCCAGCCACGGGACGGAGAACCTCCTCGCGATGGCCGACCTCGCGCTCACCCTCGGGCAGGTCGGGAAACCGGGTTCCGGACTGTCGCCCTTCCGCGGCCAGAACAACGTGCAGGGCGGCGGCGGCGACATGGGGACTCTGCCCGGCAGTCTCCCCGGATACCAGGACCCAGCCGACGACGAAGTTGGCGAGAAGTTCGCCGAGGCGTGGGGCGAGCGTCCACCGGCGGAACCCGGCCTCAAAGTGCCGGAGATGCTCGCCGAGGCTCACGAGGGGAATCTCCGCGGGATGTACATCGTCGGGGAGAACCCCGCGCTCTCGGAACCCGACATCCAGCACGCCGGCGAGGCGCTCGATAGCTTGGACTTCCTCGTCGTCCAGGATATCTTCATGACGGAGACCGCAGAGCACGCGGACGTGGTCCTGCCGGCGGCGACCTCGCCGGAGAAACACGGCACGTTCACCAACACCGAGCGCCGGATACAGCGGGTTCGAGCGTCCGCCGAACCGCCCGGAAAGGCGCGTCAGGATTGGGAAATCACGCAGGAACTGGCGGCCAGACTGGGCTACGACTGGGGCTACGACCACCCGCGGGAAGTGATGGACGAGATTAGCGACCTGACTCCCATCTACGGGGGCGTCGGTTACGAGCGTCTCGAATCGGGCGACGAGCACGGACTTCAGTGGCCGTGCTGGGACGAAGACCACCCCGGCACGCCGTATCTCTACGACTACGAGGAGGGGAACTTCAACTTCGACGACGGGCTGGCCCGCTTCGTGCCGGCGGACGGCGGTCACCCCGGCGAACTCCCCGACGAGGAGTACCCCTTCACGCTCACGTCCGGGCGGGTCCTCTACCACTGGCACACCGGACAGATCACCCGACGCGTCGAGGGCCTCATGAGCCACGTCGGCGAGAGCTTCATCGAAATCAATCCGACGACCGCCGCGGAACTCGGCGTTCCGGACGGCGAGTACGTCAAGGTCGAATCCCGCCGCGGCGACATCGTGGTCAAGGCGACGGTGACAGACCGCGTCGGCGATGGGACGCTTTTCATCCCGATGCACTTCGCGGCCGGTGCGGTCAACAAACTCACCCAGGAGACCTTCGACCCGCAGGCTGGCATTCCGGAGTTCAAGGTATCGAGCGTGCGCGTCGAACCGCTCGGACCTGACGCAGACCCGGACGTGCTGCGGACTCCGGACGCAGGCGCTGGGAGCACCGCACACGGCAACGACTGA
- a CDS encoding glutathione-independent formaldehyde dehydrogenase translates to MDAVVYKGEREVAVEAVEEPQIQHPNDVVIDITTTCICGSDLHMYEGRTAAEPGIVFGHENMGIVEEVGEAVSSLEVGDRVVAPFNVACGFCENCENGYTGFCTNVNPGFAGGAYGYVAMGPYQGGQAEKLRIPYADFNALKLPDGREHEDSFALLADIFPTGWHGTELANLESGDSVAIYGAGPVGLMAAYSAKLKGAAEIYVVDRVPSRLALAEEHCDATPINFEEGDPVEQIKEIHGGGVDKGVDAVGYQAIDPDKEADSAYDPARENPAVVINNLIRTVRPTGELGIPGLYVPDDPGAPDEMAAQGRLGIDFGLLFEKGQALGTGQCNVKEYNRKLRDMIIEGRADPSWVVSHRVGLEDAPEMYEKFDNREEGVTKVLLEP, encoded by the coding sequence ATGGACGCAGTCGTCTACAAAGGCGAACGAGAGGTCGCAGTCGAAGCGGTCGAAGAGCCCCAGATTCAACATCCGAACGACGTCGTCATCGACATCACGACGACCTGTATCTGCGGGTCCGACCTGCACATGTACGAGGGACGAACGGCCGCGGAACCGGGAATCGTGTTCGGCCACGAGAATATGGGTATCGTCGAAGAAGTCGGCGAAGCCGTCAGCAGTCTCGAAGTCGGCGACCGCGTCGTCGCGCCGTTCAACGTCGCCTGCGGCTTCTGTGAGAACTGTGAAAACGGCTACACGGGCTTCTGTACGAACGTCAATCCGGGGTTCGCCGGGGGAGCGTACGGCTACGTCGCCATGGGCCCCTATCAGGGAGGGCAGGCCGAGAAGCTCCGCATTCCGTACGCTGACTTCAACGCGCTCAAGCTACCCGACGGGCGGGAGCACGAGGACTCGTTCGCGCTGCTCGCGGACATCTTCCCGACGGGGTGGCACGGCACGGAACTCGCCAATCTCGAATCCGGCGATTCCGTCGCCATCTACGGCGCCGGTCCGGTCGGCCTGATGGCCGCCTACAGCGCCAAACTCAAGGGCGCGGCCGAGATTTACGTCGTCGACCGCGTTCCCAGTCGCCTCGCGCTCGCCGAAGAACACTGTGACGCCACGCCCATCAACTTCGAGGAGGGCGACCCCGTCGAACAGATCAAAGAGATTCACGGCGGCGGCGTCGACAAGGGCGTCGACGCGGTCGGCTACCAGGCCATCGACCCGGACAAGGAAGCCGACTCCGCGTACGACCCCGCCCGGGAGAACCCGGCCGTCGTCATCAACAACCTCATTCGGACGGTTCGACCGACCGGCGAACTCGGCATCCCCGGTCTCTACGTGCCCGACGACCCCGGCGCTCCCGACGAGATGGCCGCGCAGGGCCGTCTCGGCATCGACTTCGGTCTCCTCTTCGAGAAGGGTCAGGCCCTCGGCACCGGCCAGTGTAACGTCAAGGAGTACAACCGAAAACTCCGCGACATGATCATCGAGGGACGCGCCGACCCGAGTTGGGTCGTCTCCCACCGCGTCGGCCTCGAAGACGCGCCCGAGATGTACGAGAAGTTCGACAACCGCGAAGAGGGCGTCACGAAGGTCCTGCTGGAACCCTAG
- a CDS encoding molybdenum cofactor guanylyltransferase — translation MRTGVIIAGGYSTRFGEEDKAVASLAGTPLIRRVADRMAGVIDSLVVNCRPEQTAALRTALDGYDHPITIAEDADCDEGPMSGIMTGLRAAESEYAFVAACDMPFLEPALIERLFERAGGHDAAVPRVGDGWFQPTHAVYRASAMADACEVALAEGSHKIIDPLFTLDYVVLGEDEVCEYASLDTFENINTPDEFARAAEQLR, via the coding sequence ATGCGAACTGGTGTCATCATCGCCGGCGGGTACTCGACGCGATTCGGTGAGGAGGACAAAGCAGTCGCTTCGCTCGCTGGAACCCCTCTCATCCGGCGCGTCGCCGACCGGATGGCGGGTGTCATCGACAGCCTCGTCGTCAACTGCCGACCGGAGCAGACTGCTGCGCTCCGAACCGCGCTCGACGGCTACGACCACCCGATAACGATTGCGGAGGACGCGGACTGCGACGAGGGCCCGATGTCGGGAATTATGACGGGCCTGCGCGCCGCGGAATCGGAGTACGCGTTCGTCGCCGCCTGCGATATGCCCTTTCTCGAACCCGCGCTCATCGAGAGACTGTTCGAGCGGGCGGGCGGTCACGATGCCGCCGTGCCGCGGGTCGGTGACGGTTGGTTCCAGCCGACGCACGCCGTGTACCGGGCCTCGGCGATGGCCGACGCTTGCGAGGTCGCGCTGGCCGAGGGGAGCCACAAAATCATCGACCCGCTGTTCACGCTCGACTACGTCGTCCTCGGGGAGGACGAGGTGTGCGAGTACGCGAGTCTCGACACCTTCGAGAACATCAACACCCCCGACGAGTTCGCTCGCGCGGCGGAACAGTTGCGCTAG